One window of Treponema denticola genomic DNA carries:
- a CDS encoding S41 family peptidase — protein sequence MKKKRLIIYILQFTFIFAFFITTVFMSKKKDGSLRFVSFQKMRADYEFFWNFIYEGYPFTEVCERQGADLTKIKNEGYIELKKVKNQKEYYTFYDKLCKKITSEKKTGHLFPIHYKDYSDSLNSQGSYDVLNDKNKIIDKFYMEWQKRDGKIYHKNKTYAEKKIILENKIAYIKIHSFSTFTYEQQKLYEDEINNFLMETAGYEHIIIDITSNRGGSIDNCKLIIGPNITGNKQVAFYGLYNENKYTKPYLDHIFKKINIEKINLNDIPKVKNSNTIKNDKAYIRRESISWQYLNGYKPCKNKKFWLLIGKLSYSASDRFAYMCKQSGFATLIGENTGGAGVNAYWPMHIFLPNSGLLILFDFTYGLNSEGYCADEFGNFPDIYNQPGKDALETCLEEIKRLEENINLENNI from the coding sequence ATGAAAAAGAAAAGGTTAATTATCTATATTTTACAATTTACTTTTATTTTTGCTTTCTTTATTACAACTGTTTTTATGTCAAAAAAGAAAGACGGGTCGCTGCGGTTTGTTTCTTTTCAAAAAATGAGGGCCGATTACGAGTTTTTTTGGAATTTTATTTATGAAGGCTATCCTTTTACAGAGGTCTGCGAAAGACAGGGGGCTGATTTAACAAAAATAAAAAATGAAGGATATATAGAACTAAAAAAGGTTAAAAATCAAAAAGAATATTATACTTTTTACGATAAGTTATGTAAGAAGATAACATCAGAGAAAAAAACGGGACACTTATTTCCAATCCACTATAAAGATTATTCGGATAGTTTAAACAGTCAGGGTTCGTATGATGTTTTAAATGATAAGAATAAAATTATAGATAAATTTTATATGGAATGGCAGAAAAGGGATGGGAAGATTTATCATAAAAATAAAACATATGCCGAAAAGAAAATAATTTTAGAAAATAAAATTGCTTATATTAAAATACATTCTTTTTCTACATTTACATATGAACAGCAAAAATTATACGAAGATGAAATTAACAATTTTTTAATGGAAACAGCAGGCTATGAGCATATTATAATAGACATTACCTCCAATCGAGGCGGTTCTATCGATAATTGTAAGCTTATAATCGGTCCAAATATTACCGGTAATAAACAGGTTGCTTTTTATGGTTTATATAATGAAAATAAATATACAAAGCCGTATTTGGATCATATATTTAAAAAAATCAATATAGAAAAAATAAATCTAAATGATATACCGAAAGTTAAAAATTCCAATACTATTAAAAATGATAAAGCTTATATACGAAGAGAGTCTATTTCATGGCAGTATTTGAATGGGTATAAACCTTGTAAAAATAAAAAATTTTGGCTTTTGATAGGAAAACTGTCTTATTCTGCTTCGGATCGGTTTGCCTATATGTGCAAACAAAGCGGCTTTGCAACATTGATAGGTGAAAATACCGGAGGGGCCGGAGTAAATGCTTATTGGCCTATGCATATTTTTTTGCCTAATAGCGGTTTATTGATCTTATTTGATTTTACCTATGGACTTAATTCTGAAGGTTACTGTGCAGACGAATTTGGTAACTTTCCCGATATCTATAATCAGCCCGGTAAGGATGCACTTGAAACTTGTTTAGAGGAAATTAAAAGATTGGAAGAAAATATAAATCTGGAAAATAATATATAG
- a CDS encoding RHS repeat-associated core domain-containing protein, with translation MKMKTSYLFKHSNYLTRIAIVREQKQFIQIAFAVHLSAVISAERYRSDSEALKSAMLTLVYFYIIMIVHKCQQSAKRKLLLNSPTDRTFENRWSRYKEPSKNKAEAYWVYVELILRSDAGDARIFSKEVIHDGLGRINYTAKEGEVYIEGTIDSTQTGWNVSGAVYYDEDGRKKGEGQPVFYGGDIQNELSGSSSQILLYEKLNELKHPTSYEYDGLGRVIKTTLPDGNIQRNEYSIDASLQITKTTDPLENINISKKDIRGNIKEVERRDKNNTLLTKARYEYSVLGEMLKAYDAKDNLLAVNYDMLGRRISLESLDMGRKEWNYDDKGRLEYENDSVLRSKLASIKYEYDGFDRIVKTDYPFSEDVEYEYGVPGQKGAGEIIRKKDETGETKYEYGLLNEVKVETRTIKRGREFQKPVTAVFNYEADYLGRMQSISYPDGEVLSYSYDKGGQLKGVIGKKGIETYRYVDNILYDEHGQRVYIKYGNGVETRYNYDPARRWLKDIKTENKDKNLVFQKINYNFDAVGNVEGYINTASKYETSQSYSYDNLYQLIKAEGTHKQYGGINPNPDNPHPSNPLHTNKYRQTFAFDIIGNMTNKSSTTNLPGGSISSDDTKLNYELDYEYDSKYAHRLIRAGNRYYRYDANGNITAEKDGKFSDKEEITFTYSYFAEHDVYGVDYGFDLEPPEDDPANLESGGTTSTTPTGGYRRDYTWNERNLLIKSDNKLNTVIYRYGDDGQRALKFTQQSNSETLYFNNFYSVHQVAHEPNHEHGLRVSKHIFVGNSRLVTAMTHADNNGDTTEQTEKRYYYHADHLQSAQFITNARGEQYEHIEYTPYGELWIEETAPGIDKLPFRFTGKELDEETGLYYYGARYLDPKYSRWLSGDPALNDYIPKAPIDDEAKKHNENLPGMGGIYNTVNLHVYHYAGNNPVKYVDPDGDKILDVSTTLFQEDGGAEPLGKSNLTISGYGCVLTAYTRIGNAIGISEDITLLSANRTAKNNIFVGENKNLLDRWNSGPKLVNRIGEGSGNMLKFDKSLTDLTLNEYGAALEEYKNSFDTYAVTIRLSSGHTVNMNTDGIIRENNGNYTIKINNTSNLSTHNAWKPEGMNSDVIDKNVYIERIDVFKVEFNGNFNKNILLPN, from the coding sequence ATGAAAATGAAAACTAGCTATTTATTTAAACATTCCAACTATCTCACTCGGATAGCGATTGTAAGGGAGCAAAAGCAATTTATACAAATTGCTTTTGCTGTACATCTTTCCGCAGTAATTTCTGCGGAAAGATACCGAAGCGATAGCGAAGCCCTGAAAAGCGCGATGCTGACACTTGTGTACTTTTACATAATTATGATAGTGCACAAGTGTCAGCAGTCCGCCAAAAGAAAATTATTATTAAACAGTCCCACTGACAGGACTTTTGAAAATAGGTGGAGCAGATACAAGGAGCCTAGTAAAAATAAAGCGGAGGCGTATTGGGTATACGTCGAGCTCATTTTGCGTAGCGACGCAGGAGATGCCCGCATATTTTCAAAAGAAGTAATCCATGATGGTCTGGGACGCATAAACTACACAGCCAAAGAAGGAGAAGTGTACATTGAAGGAACCATAGATTCTACTCAAACAGGCTGGAATGTTTCGGGAGCGGTTTATTATGATGAAGACGGAAGAAAAAAAGGAGAAGGACAGCCCGTGTTCTATGGAGGAGATATACAAAATGAATTAAGCGGAAGCTCAAGCCAAATCCTTTTATATGAAAAATTAAACGAATTAAAACATCCTACAAGCTATGAATATGACGGACTAGGCCGCGTAATAAAAACAACCCTTCCCGACGGAAACATACAGCGTAATGAATACTCGATAGACGCTTCGCTTCAAATAACAAAAACAACCGACCCATTGGAAAACATAAACATCAGTAAAAAAGATATAAGAGGAAACATAAAAGAAGTAGAAAGACGGGATAAAAACAATACCTTACTAACCAAAGCCCGATACGAATATTCGGTATTAGGAGAAATGTTAAAAGCCTACGATGCTAAAGACAACCTTTTGGCAGTAAACTATGACATGCTTGGACGGCGTATAAGTTTAGAAAGCCTTGATATGGGAAGAAAAGAATGGAACTATGACGATAAAGGCCGCTTGGAGTATGAAAACGACTCCGTATTAAGATCAAAATTAGCGTCAATAAAATATGAATACGACGGCTTTGACCGCATAGTAAAGACGGACTATCCTTTTAGTGAAGATGTAGAATATGAGTACGGAGTACCGGGACAAAAAGGAGCGGGAGAGATAATCCGCAAAAAAGATGAAACAGGAGAGACAAAATACGAATACGGCCTACTAAACGAAGTAAAAGTAGAAACACGGACAATAAAGAGGGGAAGAGAATTCCAAAAGCCCGTAACCGCCGTGTTTAACTATGAAGCCGATTACTTAGGCCGAATGCAAAGCATAAGCTACCCTGACGGAGAAGTGTTAAGCTACAGTTACGACAAGGGCGGACAATTAAAAGGAGTTATAGGCAAAAAAGGAATAGAAACCTATAGGTATGTAGACAATATCTTGTATGATGAACACGGCCAAAGAGTTTACATCAAATACGGAAACGGAGTAGAAACAAGATACAACTATGACCCTGCACGGCGTTGGCTAAAAGACATCAAGACAGAAAACAAAGATAAGAATTTGGTATTCCAAAAAATAAACTATAACTTTGATGCAGTAGGCAATGTAGAAGGATACATAAACACGGCTAGTAAGTATGAAACAAGCCAAAGCTACAGTTATGATAATTTGTACCAACTTATAAAAGCCGAAGGAACGCACAAACAATACGGAGGAATAAACCCTAACCCCGATAACCCTCATCCGTCAAATCCCTTACACACAAATAAATACAGGCAAACCTTTGCCTTCGACATAATAGGGAATATGACGAATAAGAGCAGTACCACAAACCTGCCCGGAGGTTCAATAAGTAGTGATGACACAAAACTAAACTATGAACTGGATTATGAGTATGACAGTAAATATGCACACCGCTTAATAAGAGCGGGCAATAGATATTACCGATACGACGCCAACGGCAACATCACTGCAGAAAAAGACGGAAAGTTCAGCGACAAAGAAGAAATAACATTTACCTACTCCTACTTTGCAGAACATGACGTATACGGCGTAGACTACGGCTTTGACTTAGAACCTCCTGAAGATGACCCTGCAAACCTAGAAAGTGGAGGCACAACAAGTACTACACCTACAGGAGGCTACAGAAGAGATTATACATGGAATGAACGCAACCTATTGATAAAATCAGACAATAAGTTAAACACAGTAATATACCGCTACGGCGATGACGGACAGAGAGCATTAAAGTTTACACAGCAATCAAATAGCGAAACTTTATACTTTAATAACTTTTACTCCGTACACCAAGTTGCCCATGAACCTAATCACGAACATGGATTACGAGTGAGCAAACACATCTTTGTCGGAAACTCGCGGTTAGTAACTGCTATGACACATGCGGATAATAATGGAGACACAACGGAACAAACCGAAAAAAGATATTATTATCATGCAGACCATTTACAGAGTGCACAGTTTATAACAAATGCCAGAGGCGAACAATATGAGCATATAGAGTATACACCATACGGAGAGTTATGGATTGAAGAGACTGCACCGGGGATAGATAAGTTACCGTTTAGGTTTACGGGGAAAGAGCTGGATGAGGAAACAGGATTATACTACTATGGGGCAAGGTATTTGGATCCGAAATATAGTAGGTGGCTAAGTGGAGATCCGGCATTAAACGATTATATACCTAAAGCGCCTATTGATGATGAAGCGAAAAAGCACAATGAGAATTTACCGGGAATGGGCGGTATATACAACACGGTAAACCTTCATGTGTACCACTACGCAGGGAATAATCCTGTGAAGTATGTGGATCCGGATGGAGATAAAATACTGGATGTTAGTACAACTCTATTTCAAGAAGACGGTGGTGCGGAACCCCTTGGCAAAAGTAACCTTACTATTAGTGGATATGGATGTGTTTTAACGGCATATACTCGAATTGGAAATGCAATAGGAATTTCTGAAGATATTACACTTCTTAGTGCAAATAGAACAGCAAAAAATAATATATTTGTTGGCGAAAATAAAAATTTACTTGACCGTTGGAATAGTGGACCAAAATTAGTAAATAGAATAGGAGAAGGTAGTGGCAATATGTTAAAATTTGATAAAAGTCTAACGGATCTAACATTAAATGAATATGGAGCAGCTCTAGAAGAGTATAAAAATTCTTTTGATACTTATGCTGTTACAATAAGGCTTTCAAGTGGACATACTGTGAATATGAATACTGATGGGATTATTAGGGAAAATAATGGTAATTATACGATAAAAATAAATAATACAAGCAATCTCTCAACTCATAATGCTTGGAAGCCGGAAGGAATGAATAGTGATGTAATTGATAAAAATGTTTATATTGAGCGTATTGATGTATTTAAAGTAGAATTTAATGGAAATTTTAATAAAAATATTTTATTACCGAATTAG
- a CDS encoding capsule assembly Wzi family protein, which produces MKTIRKYRQAFLLGTIFCMLFFALRFPCGAQEAGGTLSEYQAADNSDDEEFTDDLEDDNGKPVFTVSGKLETAHGLRWNKGAEYSLSRSIAQIKGEVLAGSAYAFLSASAEYNYRNPARTGFKLNEAYFRYSGEIWDLSFGRQLINWGQADGFSLTDVLSAKDSSAFLAFSSDDTKLASDSIRLRFFHDIFTFEAVAVPFFTPNKLPRFGFENGAKDDLYYIDTPDSLGTLPAHYTKTESAKPKMFTDTEAAARFSFFLPGIDFSVSGFYGWDKNPRFTREGKLTPPNVLINLNQEYYRIGMAGFDAAIPAGDVTIRLESAWIGGRYFEPKNQIPKKGIPGIGGIPLIFEQPKSKHQLLALAGLDWIKNSWTLSTQYFEDLILDHKDDIERPIHKGFVSLNISKTFLRDTLKLSASGAVDINYGSTFSTYAVDYSLTDNMHVILGGDIYTKGYDGKGDFAQLNKISSIWVKGRFNW; this is translated from the coding sequence ATGAAAACAATACGAAAATACAGACAAGCGTTCTTGTTAGGTACTATATTCTGTATGTTATTTTTTGCATTAAGATTTCCGTGCGGTGCACAGGAAGCAGGAGGAACATTATCCGAATATCAAGCAGCCGATAATTCAGATGATGAAGAATTTACTGATGATTTGGAAGATGACAACGGAAAACCGGTATTTACGGTAAGCGGAAAACTGGAAACAGCCCACGGTCTTAGATGGAACAAAGGAGCCGAGTACAGTCTGTCCCGTTCTATTGCTCAAATAAAAGGAGAAGTCCTTGCAGGTTCGGCCTATGCCTTTCTTTCAGCCTCGGCAGAATACAATTACCGCAATCCCGCACGCACGGGCTTTAAACTTAATGAAGCCTATTTCCGCTATTCGGGCGAGATTTGGGATTTAAGTTTCGGAAGACAGCTCATCAACTGGGGACAGGCTGACGGCTTTTCCCTTACCGATGTGCTGAGTGCAAAAGATTCTTCCGCCTTTTTAGCTTTTTCTTCCGATGACACAAAACTTGCATCTGACAGTATCCGCTTAAGATTTTTCCACGATATTTTTACATTTGAAGCAGTCGCCGTTCCGTTTTTTACCCCGAACAAACTTCCGCGATTCGGCTTTGAAAACGGTGCAAAGGACGATTTATACTATATCGATACGCCCGACAGTTTGGGTACCCTTCCGGCTCACTACACAAAGACGGAAAGTGCAAAACCCAAGATGTTTACCGACACGGAAGCTGCCGCCCGCTTTTCTTTCTTTTTACCCGGCATCGATTTTTCGGTTTCAGGTTTTTACGGCTGGGATAAAAACCCTCGCTTCACACGAGAAGGAAAATTAACACCTCCCAATGTTTTAATAAACTTAAATCAAGAATATTATCGTATAGGAATGGCGGGCTTTGATGCGGCGATTCCTGCAGGCGATGTAACTATAAGATTGGAAAGTGCATGGATTGGAGGCAGATATTTTGAACCGAAAAACCAAATACCTAAAAAAGGTATACCCGGAATAGGCGGGATTCCTCTCATCTTTGAACAACCCAAATCGAAACACCAGCTATTGGCTCTTGCAGGCCTTGATTGGATTAAGAATTCTTGGACACTTAGTACACAGTATTTTGAAGACCTCATTCTCGATCATAAGGATGATATAGAAAGGCCGATACACAAGGGTTTTGTCAGCCTCAATATAAGCAAAACATTTTTGCGGGACACGCTCAAACTTTCTGCAAGCGGAGCAGTCGATATTAACTACGGCAGTACATTCAGCACTTATGCGGTTGACTATTCCCTTACCGACAACATGCATGTAATTTTGGGCGGAGACATTTACACCAAAGGCTATGACGGCAAGGGAGACTTTGCACAATTAAACAAGATAAGTTCTATATGGGTTAAGGGACGATTTAACTGGTAA
- a CDS encoding outer membrane lipoprotein-sorting protein, whose protein sequence is MKRIKHLIALAVFAAAAVSFAFAQELTGREIMQKASNREKAVTDSFKMRMTLINSSGKKRVREVTAYSKDYGKEEKTVMVFLLPADVKGVGYLSFSYDDASKNDDRWLYMPALKKAKRISGSSSQDYFMGTDFTYDDMSGRKVDDYKHTLLGEEKIDSKNCWKIESVPVKKSMYSKYVSWIDKESLLNIKAEFYDEQGTLLKVLTVSGIEKKDGFWTANKMEMNNLQKKHKTLIEILKHEFNKEIPDSYFRVNSLEEGKIR, encoded by the coding sequence ATGAAAAGAATAAAACATTTGATTGCTCTTGCCGTGTTTGCGGCAGCAGCTGTGAGTTTTGCGTTTGCACAGGAATTGACGGGAAGAGAAATCATGCAAAAAGCAAGCAACAGGGAAAAGGCCGTAACCGATTCTTTTAAGATGAGGATGACCCTTATAAACTCAAGCGGAAAAAAAAGAGTTCGGGAAGTTACAGCCTATTCAAAAGATTACGGAAAGGAAGAAAAAACAGTTATGGTGTTTTTACTTCCTGCAGATGTAAAAGGAGTCGGCTATCTTTCGTTCTCGTATGACGATGCCTCGAAAAACGATGACAGATGGCTTTATATGCCTGCATTAAAAAAAGCTAAGCGCATAAGCGGTTCATCAAGCCAAGACTACTTTATGGGAACGGATTTTACCTATGATGACATGAGCGGCCGCAAGGTGGACGATTATAAACACACTCTTTTAGGTGAAGAAAAAATCGATTCCAAGAACTGCTGGAAAATCGAATCCGTTCCGGTAAAAAAATCCATGTACTCAAAATATGTTTCATGGATAGACAAGGAATCCCTTTTAAACATAAAGGCGGAATTTTATGATGAGCAGGGAACTCTGCTAAAAGTACTTACCGTCAGCGGCATCGAAAAAAAAGACGGCTTTTGGACTGCAAACAAAATGGAAATGAACAACTTGCAAAAAAAACATAAAACCTTAATTGAAATTCTAAAACATGAATTTAACAAAGAGATACCGGATTCTTATTTTAGAGTCAATTCGCTTGAGGAAGGGAAGATTAGGTAA
- a CDS encoding ABC transporter ATP-binding protein, producing MFDLLKKIYTIAGKQSKRITTMFICDMLKSIFEGFTLGGLGYFLLTLSRAVFQAQPVTKNNSITVFCIMLIGIIGKIIFGYISDRNKNIASYTMGAENRLVIGDKLKNVHMGYFSESRLGDISGALTTVITDVETIDMMILEMMFAGSIQTVIMALFVFPFDMVTGCIIFVTLAVAILLTNIFQKKTDAVTAKLTELKLQLRTDILEYVQGIGVVKAFGRTSAALKNVTESIKKSKIGFFAVEKTLTPSLLVFSLLLKLGTTAIIVSALYRYSIGTIDIEKTLMLIVASFVVFGGFEIAGTMQRMRGVAVQNLDTLFKVKNIQALPEGSLRPHGNDDITVKNITFGYGGKKNTEEKLFRNLDVYIPKNSVTALVGYSGSGKTSLCQLIARFWDVDAGEIRLGDTNIKDFAYDTFLSNFTFVFQDVYLFEDTIKNNIKFGKPDASDEEIIAAAKAAQCHDFIMELPGGYDTVLQEGGSNLSGGERQRISIARAMLKPSSIVILDEATSSVDPENEEKLMRALDELLKNKTAIIIAHRLSTIKNADQIFVMDKGNIVQHGKHSELMQHDGIYANFIGMREKAASWQV from the coding sequence ATGTTTGATTTATTGAAAAAGATATACACGATTGCGGGAAAGCAATCAAAGCGCATAACAACGATGTTTATCTGCGACATGCTCAAAAGCATATTCGAAGGATTCACTCTCGGCGGACTCGGATATTTTTTGCTGACGCTGAGCCGTGCAGTGTTTCAGGCACAGCCGGTTACAAAAAACAACAGCATTACGGTGTTCTGTATTATGCTTATCGGCATAATAGGAAAGATTATCTTTGGGTATATTTCCGACCGAAATAAAAATATCGCATCGTATACTATGGGAGCTGAAAATCGGCTCGTTATCGGAGATAAGCTGAAAAACGTGCACATGGGATATTTTTCCGAAAGCAGACTCGGAGATATTTCCGGCGCATTAACAACGGTTATCACAGATGTTGAAACAATCGACATGATGATTCTCGAAATGATGTTTGCAGGAAGCATTCAAACGGTTATCATGGCACTGTTCGTATTCCCCTTTGATATGGTAACAGGCTGCATCATTTTTGTTACCCTTGCAGTAGCGATTCTACTCACCAATATATTCCAAAAAAAGACGGATGCGGTAACGGCAAAACTGACTGAGCTTAAGCTGCAGCTGCGTACCGATATTTTGGAGTATGTGCAAGGAATCGGCGTGGTAAAGGCGTTCGGCAGAACAAGCGCAGCGCTCAAAAATGTGACGGAAAGTATTAAAAAAAGCAAAATAGGTTTTTTTGCCGTAGAAAAGACTCTGACACCTTCATTGCTGGTTTTTTCTTTGCTGCTAAAATTAGGAACAACCGCAATTATCGTGAGCGCCTTATACCGATATTCGATTGGGACTATTGATATTGAAAAAACGCTGATGCTAATTGTCGCGAGCTTTGTGGTATTCGGCGGTTTTGAAATAGCCGGTACAATGCAGAGAATGCGCGGTGTTGCGGTGCAGAATTTGGATACGCTTTTTAAGGTTAAAAATATTCAAGCCTTACCGGAAGGTTCGCTCCGGCCCCATGGAAATGACGATATTACCGTCAAGAATATCACCTTCGGATACGGCGGAAAAAAGAACACTGAAGAAAAGCTCTTCCGCAACTTGGATGTGTATATTCCGAAAAACAGCGTAACCGCATTGGTCGGCTATTCAGGTTCGGGGAAGACAAGCCTTTGCCAGCTGATTGCCCGTTTTTGGGATGTCGATGCAGGTGAAATAAGGCTCGGCGATACCAATATAAAAGATTTTGCATACGATACATTTTTATCGAACTTTACATTTGTATTTCAGGATGTGTACCTCTTTGAAGACACGATAAAGAACAACATCAAATTCGGAAAACCGGATGCAAGCGACGAAGAAATTATCGCTGCGGCAAAAGCCGCTCAATGCCACGATTTTATTATGGAGCTGCCGGGCGGTTACGATACCGTGCTGCAGGAGGGCGGAAGCAATCTTTCAGGCGGAGAGCGCCAGCGTATTTCCATTGCGAGGGCAATGCTCAAACCGAGCTCCATTGTTATCCTCGATGAAGCAACTTCAAGTGTAGACCCCGAAAACGAAGAGAAATTGATGAGAGCCCTCGATGAACTTTTAAAAAACAAAACCGCAATCATCATTGCACATAGGCTTTCAACTATTAAAAACGCCGATCAAATATTTGTCATGGATAAGGGAAATATCGTACAACACGGCAAACACTCCGAGTTGATGCAGCATGACGGTATTTATGCTAACTTTATCGGTATGCGCGAAAAAGCCGCATCGTGGCAGGTGTAG
- a CDS encoding ABC transporter ATP-binding protein codes for MDILKKHIGAIIFPVVFAIIGVACGIVPYFAVASIVTELINGVTDYRVFLPYAGLILAGFAGALIGHSVSTIGSHNLAFSVIEDTRKKVVEKLSRLSMGTIEEKSSGKWSQFVVETLDKMEKPIAHVIPEVLANVLIPVVIVVIIFILNWKIGLANLVTLPLGILFSMLMMKDYEAKSKRYIEASKKMNAAAVEYIQGIKVIKAFNKSASSYDKFQKAVEDNRDSMLDWYLSVCFAMIAAMEVLPSTLLIVLPVGLYLFMTGGITIPTLIMCILLSYASYKPLLKAMAYTDAMANVRVVFGEIKSVLDLPELIRHDTAPDPQGFDVRFENVIFGYGGALCETDGAAAKDSTKVFDGLNFTAKEGELTAIVGSSGSGKSTIAKLLAGFWNIESGHITIGGADIGSMSLERNMQLVTYVSQENFLFNKSIRENLRMAKENATDEEIETACTKASIHDFIKNLPNGYDTNAGNAGSKFSGGERQRLTIARALLKDSPIVVLDEATAYSDPENEAVIQQSIDNLVKDKTVIMIAHRLSTIVNADKIIVLDKGRIAAEGAHTELLQDSPLYQKMWQSHISGRDNG; via the coding sequence ATGGATATCTTAAAAAAACATATCGGAGCAATCATCTTTCCGGTGGTTTTCGCAATTATCGGAGTTGCCTGCGGCATTGTTCCGTACTTTGCAGTTGCATCTATTGTGACAGAGTTGATAAACGGTGTCACAGATTACCGCGTTTTCTTGCCTTATGCCGGGCTTATTCTTGCAGGGTTTGCAGGGGCGCTTATCGGGCATTCGGTATCGACAATCGGTTCCCATAATCTTGCGTTCAGTGTCATCGAAGATACGCGGAAAAAGGTTGTGGAAAAACTTAGCCGCCTTTCGATGGGCACAATAGAAGAAAAAAGCAGCGGCAAGTGGTCTCAATTTGTGGTAGAAACACTTGATAAGATGGAAAAACCTATTGCACATGTAATCCCTGAAGTATTGGCGAATGTGCTCATTCCGGTTGTCATTGTCGTTATCATTTTTATATTAAATTGGAAGATCGGTCTTGCAAACCTTGTAACACTGCCGCTCGGTATACTTTTTTCGATGCTGATGATGAAAGATTACGAAGCAAAGTCCAAGCGGTACATTGAAGCGTCAAAAAAAATGAATGCCGCTGCCGTCGAATATATTCAGGGCATCAAAGTTATCAAGGCTTTTAATAAATCGGCTTCATCCTATGATAAATTTCAAAAAGCAGTGGAGGACAATCGGGACTCAATGCTCGACTGGTATTTAAGCGTATGTTTTGCTATGATAGCTGCAATGGAGGTTCTGCCGTCTACGCTCCTTATCGTATTACCGGTAGGGCTTTACCTCTTTATGACCGGAGGGATTACAATTCCTACGCTGATTATGTGCATATTGCTTTCTTATGCGTCGTACAAGCCGCTTTTAAAAGCGATGGCCTATACGGATGCGATGGCAAATGTGCGTGTCGTATTCGGGGAAATAAAATCGGTGCTCGATTTACCGGAACTGATACGGCACGATACGGCTCCCGATCCGCAAGGCTTTGATGTGCGCTTTGAAAATGTGATATTCGGCTACGGTGGAGCGCTGTGCGAAACGGACGGTGCAGCTGCCAAGGACAGTACAAAGGTGTTCGATGGATTGAACTTTACCGCCAAAGAAGGCGAGTTGACTGCGATTGTCGGTTCTTCCGGCAGCGGCAAGTCTACCATTGCAAAACTGCTGGCAGGCTTTTGGAATATCGAAAGCGGGCACATCACCATCGGCGGCGCTGACATCGGCAGCATGAGTTTGGAACGGAACATGCAGCTGGTTACATATGTGTCGCAGGAGAATTTTTTATTCAACAAGAGCATTCGGGAAAATCTCAGGATGGCAAAAGAGAATGCAACGGATGAGGAAATCGAAACAGCCTGTACAAAAGCAAGCATCCATGATTTTATCAAAAACCTGCCTAACGGGTATGACACCAATGCGGGAAACGCAGGCAGTAAGTTTTCAGGCGGTGAACGACAGCGGCTTACCATTGCCCGTGCGCTTCTCAAGGATAGTCCCATTGTCGTACTCGACGAGGCAACCGCCTATTCCGATCCTGAAAACGAAGCCGTTATTCAACAGTCCATCGACAACCTCGTAAAAGATAAAACCGTCATTATGATTGCACACAGGCTTTCCACTATTGTCAATGCCGATAAAATCATCGTGCTGGATAAGGGCCGGATTGCCGCAGAGGGAGCGCACACCGAACTGTTACAAGATTCGCCGCTCTATCAAAAAATGTGGCAGTCCCATATCAGCGGCAGGGATAACGGATAA